Proteins co-encoded in one Aminivibrio pyruvatiphilus genomic window:
- a CDS encoding MoaD/ThiS family protein: protein MIKVLFFATIRDLTREKETAAEGADTVMELLLQLSDRYGPDFREEALDGDNISDRLIVLVNGRHIAHTGGGETHLSEGDTVAVFPIIGGG from the coding sequence ATGATAAAAGTTTTGTTTTTCGCCACCATCCGGGATCTCACCCGGGAAAAAGAAACCGCGGCAGAAGGCGCCGATACCGTCATGGAACTCCTTCTTCAGCTCTCGGACCGCTACGGTCCGGATTTCCGGGAGGAAGCCCTCGATGGAGACAATATCTCCGACAGGCTCATCGTTCTTGTCAACGGACGGCACATCGCCCATACCGGAGGAGGAGAAACGCACCTCTCCGAGGGTGACACCGTGGCTGTTTTTCCCATCATCGGGGGAGGCTAG